The following proteins come from a genomic window of Mytilus trossulus isolate FHL-02 unplaced genomic scaffold, PNRI_Mtr1.1.1.hap1 h1tg000247l__unscaffolded, whole genome shotgun sequence:
- the LOC134701602 gene encoding uncharacterized protein LOC134701602, with translation MATSSQSCGVCDQRHINKPSTIWCTECDEGLCTECQEHHSLSKGTRNHKVTPIIEYTQLPADVLKISQSCSKHNQKFQIYCQRHECPCCSKCIVESHKECHDIVNLDDVILNSKTSNALFEIEETLVEVVENIKQIREHQQDNLSTLKERRKEIEEEIEKTRIKINNRLDKLQKDLIKQLNAYKDKENSKIRQLISSLEQKEKEVADCQRNIRNIKQHGTHLQMFLSMKPIQEDISSKEKFLHSLFQGEDLNQNSLEYKINGAIQNIMSNVTSFGEVYIEAKPCDLVLSRKNAKQAQIMVPTVQARSIEDIQLRINKTINIQGQRVYGCCMLLDGRLVFTFRDESTVKVFNMEGSKDFEMEIPCGVFHIVNIGDTNTLVVTSGESEKQCLTIIDLERKLIKKTISLASQNYGLVLRDNQLIYSAYNKGIRMINLYDESSSNIVQEEMATEGYLATFKDNIYHTNRLAHTVTCYNLQGGIQWTFQNESVLDNPLGVAVDNDGYVYVVGFWKNNLVVISPDGQQHREVLTERDGLYNPVSIHYCGLKKQLLVANWNDQVHLFDFI, from the coding sequence ATGGCGACATCCTCTCAAAGCTGTGGTGTTTGTGACCAACGTCACATCAACAAACCATCTACAATCTGGTGTACAGAATGTGACGAGGGACTATGCACAGAATGCCAGGAACATCACAGTTTGTCCAAAGGAACCAGAAACCATAAAGTGACACCAATCATTGAATACACGCAATTACCAGCTGATGTACTAAAGATTAGTCAAAGCTGTAGCAAACACaatcaaaagtttcaaattTATTGCCAGAGGCATGAGTGTCCTTGTTGCAGCAAGTGTATTGTAGAAAGCCATAAAGAATGCCATGACATCGTTAATTTAGATGACGTCATTCTTAATTCAAAAACATCGAATGCCTTGTTTGAGATAGAAGAAACATTAGTTGAAGTAGtagaaaacattaaacaaattcGTGAGCACCAACAGGACAATCTTTCAACTTTGAAAGAGAGGAGAAAGGAAATTGAAGAAGAAATCGAGAAGACCAGAATAAAGATCAACAACCGTCTtgacaaattacaaaaagatttaataaaacaacTGAATGCGTACAAAGATAAAGAAAACTCGAAAATTCGTCAGTTGATATCATCATTGGAACAGAAGGAAAAGGAAGTTGCCGATTGTCAGCGAAACATTCGAAACATCAAACAACACGGAACGCATCTTCAGATGTTTCTTTCAATGAAGCCTATACAAGAGGACATCTCTAGTAAAGAAAAGTTCCTGCACTCACTTTTTCAAGGTGAGGATTTGAACCAGAATTCTCTAGAGTATAAAATAAACGGTGCTATTCAGAATATCATGTCAAATGTAACTAGTTTTGGAGAAGTATATATTGAAGCTAAACCTTGCGATCTTGTCCTGAGTAGAAAGAATGCTAAACAAGCCCAGATAATGGTACCAACCGTTCAAGCAAGATCCATTGAAGATATACAGCTGCGTATAAACAAGACAATAAACATACAAGGACAACGCGTTTACGGATGTTGCATGCTGCTGGATGGTAGATTAGTATTTACTTTTCGCGATGAAAGCACAGTAAAAGTCTTCAACATGGAGGGATCAAAAGATTTTGAGATGGAGATACCGTGTGGTGTATTTCATATAGTAAACATAGGCGATACTAATACATTGGTTGTTACATCCGGGGAATCAGAGAAGCAATGTCTTACCATTATAGACCTGGAGAGGAAACTAatcaagaaaacaatttcactGGCTTCTCAGAATTATGGCTTAGTATTGAGGGACAATCAGTTAATTTATTCCGCTTACAACAAAGGCATACGAATGATAAATCTGTACGACGAGTCTTCGAGTAACATAGTCCAAGAAGAGATGGCAACTGAAGGTTACCTAGCAACATTCAAAGACAACATTTATCATACAAACAGACTAGCACACACTGTTACATGTTATAACCTTCAAGGTGGAATACAATGGACCTTTCAAAATGAAAGCGTTCTGGATAATCCACTAGGGGTCGCTGTAGATAATGATGGTTATGTGTATGTTGTGGGGTTTTGGAAGAACAATCTTGTAGTTATTTCCCCTGACGGACAACAACACAGAGAAGTGTTGACAGAAAGGGATGGTCTTTATAATCCCGTCTCTATTCATTATTGCGGATTAAAGAAACAGCTTCTAGTAGCGAACTGGAATGACCAGGTtcacttgtttgattttatttaa
- the LOC134701582 gene encoding mediator of RNA polymerase II transcription subunit 18-like — MDPQLAQALKAAPTNEYLLQGSILDSSLEVLLCRLKGLCDHADSPEEKFVDHEMVYAIKNASIPQPLQYSVRHSLVQPENWQLRYLGHSEMGDKSRHTLIRNCVDVATSDNVLQFLHEVGFRLDHEFVVKGFYFHKGRMKVTVSKIFKMLQQGHTTDNLESIVPSYLVELSVLATAGQDAIAEDMKNFAEQLKPLVQLEKIDHRRLQATGT, encoded by the exons ATGGATCCACAATTAGCACAAGCATTAAAGGCAGCACCAACCAATGAATACCTTCTACAAGGAAGCATTTTAGACAGTTCGTTAGAAGTCTTACTGTGTAGACTGAAAGGTCTTTGTGATCATGCTGATTCTCCTGAAGAAAAATTTGTAGATCATGAAATGGTGTATGCCATCA AGAATGCCAGCATTCCTCAGCCATTACAGTATAGTGTCAGACATTCCCTGGTGCAGCCAGAAAACTG GCAACTACGATACCTTGGTCATTCTGAGATGGGAGATAAAAGTCGACACACACTAATTAGGAACTGTGTTGATGTAGCTACCTCAGATAATGTTTTACAGTTTCTTCATGAAGTTGGTTTCAG attaGACCATGAATTTGTAGTAAAAGGTTTTTATTTCCATAAAGGCAGAATGAAAGTGACAGTCTCCAAAATATTTAAG ATGCTGCAACAAGGGCACACAACAGACAATTTGGAATCAATAGTGCCATCCTACTTGGTAGAACTCAGTGTACTGGCGACGGCTGGACAAGATGCTATTGCTGAAGACATGAAAAACTTTGCAGAACAACTCAAACC TCTTGTGCAGCTTGAGAAGATAGATCACAGAAGATTACAAGCCACTGGGACATAA